The following proteins come from a genomic window of Salvia hispanica cultivar TCC Black 2014 chromosome 4, UniMelb_Shisp_WGS_1.0, whole genome shotgun sequence:
- the LOC125218499 gene encoding bZIP transcription factor 44-like codes for MATSSVTSSDSPPVMDQRKRKRMQSNRESARRSRMRKQKHLDDLMAQAAQLRKENAMIRSSIGATAERCVSVEAENSVLAAQMMELTHRLGSLNEILSCIGSVSAAAAAVGGCMFQSEEFQVGDGAPWNSVGLSHHPIMAEMFDY; via the coding sequence atggCGACATCGAGCGTGACTTCGTCGGATTCGCCGCCGGTGATGGACCAGAGGAAGCGCAAGCGGATGCAATCGAACCGCGAATCGGCGCGGCGGTCGCGGATGCGGAAGCAGAAGCACCTCGACGATCTGATGGCGCAGGCGGCGCAGCTGAGGAAGGAGAACGCGATGATCCGGAGCAGCATCGGCGCCACCGCGGAGCGCTGCGTGAGTGTGGAGGCGGAGAACTCGGTGCTGGCGGCGCAGATGATGGAGCTGACGCATAGGCTCGGATCTCTCAATGAGATATTGAGCTGCATCGGTTCGGTTAGCGCCGCAGCCGCTGCCGTCGGCGGATGCATGTTTCAGTCGGAGGAGTTTCAGGTTGGCGATGGCGCGCCGTGGAACTCGGTGGGGCTGAGCCACCACCCAATCATGGCGGAGATGTTTGattattga